The Xiphias gladius isolate SHS-SW01 ecotype Sanya breed wild chromosome 4, ASM1685928v1, whole genome shotgun sequence genome includes a window with the following:
- the mep1a.1 gene encoding meprin A, alpha (PABA peptide hydrolase), tandem duplicate 1, whose translation MMMERVLLLFELVALATSYTIPISPLVHEVYENSEDENPILNLGSDANLFEGDILVPDGRNALIDKRYRWTFPIPYILGDDLDLNAKGCVHQAFEMYRLKSCIDFKPYEGEKTFIKFEKRGGCFSSVGDQQTGQILSLGSGCDHKAVIEHELLHALGFYHEQSRTDRDDYVDIWLDQVTPGFEHNFNTYNDDYITDQNTAYDYESIMHYRPFSFNKNESIPTITTKIPEFYNIIGQYLDFSKMDTLRLNRMYNCSGPLTLLDQCAFEYASLCGMIQASSDDADWVYTKSRVGAEDHTLLGKWGETGHYMHFSTMTGKPQESALLESRSLYPKRKLQCLQFFYKMTGNPKDRLVIWLMMDDGTGTIRRMKKIHTFYADSDHNWKIGHVPLKVGVKFRYAFQAVRGDPSASAGGIYIDDISLTETRCPNAVWRIRNFTNIMETADINTVIDSPRFYSPEGYGYGVRMMPLSSYTDYTGNYTGLYFHLASGENDAVMQWPAINRQATLVVMDQDPDIKLRMSSARSLTTDMMTTSDGKFFWDNPSKVGKYDPYCGCYRSASWGWRNFIKHFDLRRRNYLKNDDLIIFIDFEDITALIKTEVPIKPKE comes from the exons ATGATGATGGAGAGAGTGCTATTATTGTTTGAACTAGTGGCTCTAGCTACTTCATACACt ataCCAATTTCCCCTTTGGTGCATG agGTATATGAGAATAGTGAGGATGAGAACCCCATCCTAAACCTTG GTTCAGATGCCAACCTGTTTGAAGGGGACATTTTAGTTCCA GATGGAAGGAATGCCCTGATTGACAAAAGATACAGATGGACATTTCCAATTCCTTATATTCTGGGTGATGACTTAG ATCTGAATGCCAAGGGCTGTGTCCACCAGGCTTTTGAAATGTATCGGCTTAAGTCTTGTATCGACTTCAAGCCTTATGAAGGGGAGAAGACCTTTATCAAGTTTGAAAAGAGAGGGGG GTGCTTCTCCAGCGTTGGTGACCAGCAGACTGGTCAGATTTTATCTTTGGGGTCAGGCTGTGACCACAAGGCAGTGATTGAACATGAGCTACTCCATGCGCTGGGATTTTACCATGAACAGTCCCGCACAGACAGGGATGACTATGTTGACATCTGGCTAGATCAGGTTACACCAG GATTTGAACACAACTTCAACACATACAATGATGACTACATAACTGATCAAAACACAGCGTACGACTATGAGTCCATCATGCATTACAGGCCCTTCTCCTTCAATAAGAATGAATCCATTCCCACCATCACCACAAAAATCCCAGAGTTCTACAACATCATTGGCCAGTACCTCGACTTCAGCAAGATGGACACCCTCAGGCTCAACCGGATGTACAACTGTT CTGGCCCTCTCACTCTGCTGGACCAGTGTGCTTTTGAGTATGCCAGCCTCTGTGGGATGATCCAGGCCTCCTCTGATGATGCTGACTGGGTTTATACCAAGAGCAGAGTTGGTGCAGAGGATCACACACTCTTGGGAAAATGGGGAG AGACTGGGCACTACATGCACTTCAGCACAATGACCGGGAAGCCTCAGGAGTCTGCTCTGCTGGAATCCCGATCCCTCTATCCCAAGAGGAAACTTCAGTGTCTGCAGTTCTTTTACAAGATGACTGGAAACCCCAAGGACAGGCTGGTGATCTGGCTCATGATGGATGATGGGACAGGCACCATTCGTAGAATGAAGAAAATACACACCTTTTATG CGGATTCTGACCACAATTGGAAAATTGGCCATGTCCCATTGAAGGTAGGGGTGAAATTCCGTTATGCTTTCCAAGCTGTGCGCGGTGACCCCTCTGCGTCCGCTGGTGGCATCTACATCGACGACATCAGCCTGACTGAGACGCGGTGCCCCAATGCCGTGTGGAGAATCCGGAACTTCACAAATATCATGGAAACAGCTGACATCAACACAGTAATTGACAGCCCTCGCTTCTACAGCCCTGAAGGCTATGGTTACGGTGTCCGCATGATGCCTTTGTCGAGTTACACTGATTACACAGGAAACTACACTGGGCTGTACTTCCACCTGGCCAGTGGGGAGAATGACGCAGTGATGCAGTGGCCAGCGATAAATAGACAGGCCACCTTGGTAGTGATGGACCAAGACCCCGACATTAAGCTGAGGATGTCCTCCGCTCGCAGCCTCACTACTGATATGATGACTA CATCAGATGGAAAGTTTTTTTGGGACAATCCCTCTAAGGTCGGGAAGTATGACCCTTACTGTGGTTGCTACAGAAGTGCATCATGGGGCTGGCGTAATTTTATCAAGCACTTTGACCTGCGACGGCGTAATTACCTCAAGAACGATGACCTCATCATCTTTATTGACTTTGAGG ACATAACAGCACTGATCAAAACAGAAGTTCCCATTAAGCCAAAAGAGTAA